In one Candidatus Ozemobacteraceae bacterium genomic region, the following are encoded:
- a CDS encoding radical SAM protein, protein MTWNWIGTWRDRLEDMKRHFQIVTKNPTPARWFNFLVNELCARFRTLTVPGYPYVLVTDPTNRCNLRCPLCPTGLGLKGRPKGDMPWNLYLKVLRELSPWAIRIWFFNWGEPLLNPRLFDMIREANRRGLATNLSTNVQLLGREKALELLDSNLDYLIISMDGYDAESYGRYRIGASFDRAMENIRFLLAERQRQGRTGLRVEWQSLVTAYNQDQLDRITDLASKTGVDRVRFMPLELADSPWTGRAPGPERAWLPDARTPYRYEFSPEKPLSEHACFWLYETITVNPDGGVAPCCRTFETSDDFGNANRETIRAIFNSVKYQRARAIFRGGVPLPGAPIVCDRCREYTHAR, encoded by the coding sequence GTGACCTGGAACTGGATCGGCACCTGGCGTGACCGGCTGGAAGACATGAAGCGACATTTCCAGATCGTCACGAAGAATCCCACGCCTGCGCGGTGGTTCAATTTTCTCGTCAACGAGCTGTGCGCCAGGTTCAGAACCCTGACCGTGCCAGGGTATCCGTACGTGCTCGTCACCGACCCGACGAACCGGTGCAACCTGCGATGCCCGCTGTGCCCGACCGGCCTCGGCCTGAAGGGCCGCCCGAAAGGCGACATGCCCTGGAACCTGTATCTCAAGGTTCTGCGCGAACTCTCGCCCTGGGCGATCCGGATCTGGTTCTTCAACTGGGGCGAGCCCCTGCTGAACCCCCGCCTGTTCGACATGATCCGCGAGGCCAACCGGCGCGGCCTGGCCACGAACCTCAGTACCAACGTCCAGCTGCTCGGCCGGGAAAAGGCGCTCGAACTGCTCGATTCGAATCTCGATTACTTGATCATCTCGATGGACGGCTACGACGCCGAATCCTACGGTCGCTACCGCATCGGCGCCTCGTTCGACCGGGCGATGGAGAACATCCGCTTCCTGCTCGCCGAGAGGCAGCGCCAGGGTCGCACCGGCCTGCGCGTCGAGTGGCAGTCGCTGGTCACCGCCTACAACCAGGACCAGCTCGACCGCATCACCGATCTCGCGTCGAAAACCGGCGTCGACCGCGTGCGGTTCATGCCCCTCGAGCTGGCCGACTCGCCCTGGACCGGCCGCGCGCCCGGCCCCGAACGGGCGTGGCTGCCGGATGCGCGCACGCCGTACCGGTACGAGTTTTCCCCCGAGAAGCCTCTGTCGGAACACGCGTGTTTCTGGCTCTACGAAACGATCACCGTGAATCCCGACGGCGGGGTGGCTCCCTGCTGCCGCACGTTCGAGACGAGCGACGATTTCGGAAACGCGAACCGCGAGACCATCCGCGCCATATTCAATAGCGTGAAGTATCAACGGGCGAGAGCCATCTTCCGGGGCGGCGTCCCGTTGCCCGGCGCCCCGATCGTCTGCGACCGCTGCCGTGAGTACACCCACGCACGATGA